The following proteins come from a genomic window of Pseudomonas sp. J452:
- a CDS encoding phage exclusion protein Lit family protein → MATTASDNTIILNLLRGAVPERADEISGLWRKYGHSVEIAKDAKGVTMNANSKRIKFNIKTIEIYWLLGFSAWRAIEVYSPAVVVATMTGASLDDALNMDEERGQFEFDYKQRIASVHSLIAAEQPADISWPADIPKPIDIRDELEDVQHKAAFDLAGLALAFSILHEFQHVMFCADKNAPSLRPEEEIACDTWARDFMMSGLADYAEKHGHSYTEVQWKRAAGITLAAVIIHAITPGHARWGDQEYPPISERLSAMIRGYNLPNSSSFWMFTACMLIALLRLENRLLDIVAKSNREM, encoded by the coding sequence ATGGCAACCACAGCATCCGACAACACAATTATCCTTAATCTTCTGCGTGGAGCCGTACCGGAACGTGCTGATGAGATCAGTGGCCTCTGGAGGAAGTACGGACACAGTGTGGAAATTGCAAAGGATGCGAAGGGCGTGACGATGAACGCCAACTCTAAACGCATAAAGTTCAACATCAAGACGATCGAGATTTATTGGCTACTCGGCTTTAGCGCATGGCGTGCAATCGAAGTTTACTCACCGGCCGTGGTCGTAGCGACAATGACTGGCGCATCGCTTGATGACGCACTTAATATGGACGAAGAACGAGGGCAATTCGAATTCGACTATAAACAGCGCATCGCCAGCGTCCATTCCCTTATCGCGGCCGAGCAACCAGCTGATATTTCTTGGCCAGCGGACATACCCAAACCGATTGATATTCGCGACGAACTTGAAGACGTCCAGCATAAAGCTGCTTTCGATCTGGCAGGGCTCGCGCTCGCATTTTCGATTCTTCACGAGTTTCAACATGTCATGTTTTGCGCCGACAAGAACGCACCTTCACTACGACCTGAAGAGGAAATCGCATGTGACACCTGGGCCCGTGACTTCATGATGAGTGGTCTCGCTGATTATGCAGAAAAGCACGGACACAGCTACACCGAAGTTCAATGGAAGAGAGCAGCCGGAATAACCCTGGCAGCAGTGATCATCCATGCGATAACACCAGGACATGCACGTTGGGGAGATCAAGAATACCCGCCAATTTCCGAACGATTATCGGCGATGATTCGTGGTTACAACCTCCCAAACTCCTCATCTTTCTGGATGTTCACCGCTTGCATGCTCATTGCACTCCTGCGACTGGAAAATAGACTATTAGACATAGTGGCGAAGTCCAACCGAGAAATGTGA
- a CDS encoding IS3 family transposase (programmed frameshift) gives MSNPRYPEEFKIEAVKQVTERGLPVAEVAARLGMSTHSLYAWVKRYSKPQEQRAQEDDQHAELRRLRAELKRVTEERDILKKGRRVLCQGVRLKYAFISQLSADYSVRRLCLTLKVHASGYYAWLAEPKSARAKDDQRLLGLIKHSWLESGGVYGYRKIHDDLRELGEQCGRHRVARLMRQEGLRSQTGYRRRPGRYGGKPPVASPNHLERRFNVTEPNKVWVTDITYIRTYEGWLFLAVVLDLFSRQVIGWSMKPQMTSDLAIDALLMAVWRRKPKQEVMIHSDQGSQFSSGDWQSFLKANNLLGSMSRRGNCHDNAVAESFFQLLKRERIRRKIYSTRQDARADVFDYIEMFYNPKRRHGFNNQLSPVEFEKRYFQRLESV, from the exons ATGAGCAACCCGCGTTATCCCGAAGAATTCAAAATCGAAGCAGTCAAACAGGTGACCGAGCGAGGTCTGCCGGTGGCTGAGGTAGCTGCTCGTTTGGGCATGTCGACACACAGCCTGTATGCCTGGGTGAAGCGCTACAGCAAGCCCCAAGAACAGCGGGCGCAAGAGGACGATCAACACGCTGAGCTACGTCGTCTGCGTGCGGAACTCAAGCGCGTGACCGAAGAGCGAGACATCCTAAAAA AAGGCCGCCGCGTACTTTGCCAAGGAGTGCGGCTGAAGTACGCCTTCATTAGTCAGCTATCCGCAGACTATTCGGTTCGCCGCCTGTGCCTGACCCTGAAAGTTCATGCCAGTGGCTACTACGCCTGGCTGGCTGAGCCGAAGTCGGCACGAGCAAAGGATGATCAGCGGCTGCTGGGTTTGATCAAGCACTCCTGGTTAGAGAGCGGTGGCGTCTATGGTTACCGCAAAATCCATGACGACCTGCGTGAGCTGGGAGAACAGTGCGGCAGGCATCGCGTTGCTCGATTAATGCGCCAGGAAGGCCTGCGTTCGCAGACGGGGTATCGGCGACGTCCAGGACGTTATGGTGGCAAGCCTCCAGTGGCCTCACCGAATCATCTTGAGCGTCGATTCAATGTCACTGAACCGAACAAGGTCTGGGTTACGGACATAACCTACATCCGCACCTATGAGGGTTGGTTATTTTTGGCGGTGGTGCTCGATCTGTTTTCGCGGCAGGTAATCGGTTGGTCAATGAAGCCGCAGATGACTAGCGATCTGGCTATTGATGCATTGCTGATGGCGGTTTGGCGGCGTAAGCCAAAGCAGGAAGTGATGATTCATTCCGACCAAGGTAGCCAGTTCAGCAGCGGCGACTGGCAGAGCTTTCTGAAAGCCAACAACTTGCTTGGCAGCATGAGTCGGCGTGGCAACTGCCATGACAATGCGGTAGCGGAAAGCTTTTTCCAGCTGCTGAAGCGGGAGCGGATCAGGCGAAAGATCTATAGCACCAGGCAGGATGCCAGAGCCGATGTGTTCGATTACATCGAGATGTTCTACAACCCAAAACGCCGGCACGGTTTCAACAACCAGCTGTCGCCGGTAGAGTTTGAAAAGCGCTATTTCCAGAGACTGGAGAGTGTCTAG